A stretch of DNA from Spirosoma endbachense:
CGCGAGTTCCGCTGGACGGGTGCAGTATTGGAAGGCATTGGAGCATTTCCGGTCGATGGAATATTCATCCGGTATTCGGGCAGTGGGCTGCCGGGTTGAGCCGGTGGGCTATAGTAATAAGAGCTATGATAATCGATACTACCATTTGAGTGGCGGCCCAGGCGGATTTGAGCCTGCGCGGGTGTAGCGATGAGCGCGACCAGAAAGTCGCCAATGTCGAACGATTTCTGCTTACCGTGCAGTTTGGCAATCGTTGTTTCTTCGTTTGCCAGTACACCCCAGATGGCATCGGCCACCAGTTCTTTCGTAACCGTATAGCCCTGTACTTTTGAGAGTCTGTTCGCAACAAAATCGGTCAGTATCCCAAACGTTTTCACCTCTGCTGCTTTGTTGGCAATATCCGTATTCGCCGTCTGAATAGCCGCATCGATAGCCGAATAGCTGGTCGTCTGGAACGCCAGGTATTTGCCCGATGCAAAGCCTTCAACCTCCTGATTCGCGTAGGTATCGAACCGAAAGTCAAGAATGGCCACGCCCTTATTTTGAGAGGCCAATTCCGTACATTCAATGATGAGCTGGTGATAACGAATCGACACTGGTCCGTCGGAGGTGGCTGTCGGACTGGTGTCTTTTTCTTTGCACGATTGCGGTACCAGAAGCAGTAGCAGCGTGAACACACTGCATAGGATCCGGCAGCTTATTGCCCAAACTGACTGTTTCATTTTGTTTTGGTGGTTACTTTTTGGTCGGTAAGTAGTCTATCGTTTTCGAAAATTGCCCATCAGAGGTCAACACACTGGGCAGGCTCGTTAGGTTAAAAATCAACATCCCCGTGCCTGCCAGAGTCCAGCGATTTTTATTTCCCAGCGTTGTAAATACTCATCAAAAGTGCTTTACTGATTCGCTGTCCTGCTTTTTTGCCGATATGACCCTGTCCATCAGACGAGTCTACGCCATTGACATCCGATGGGTCGGCAGCCGTATTGCGGTTTTCAGGACAGATGCGCCAGACATTGGTTTGCTGACAGGCTCCGTTGTTGCTTTCGAGTTCCTGCAAATCAAAAATGACATCGGTAGCGTTGAAGGTGGATTCCATCCATTGACCGACCTTCATTTTGGCCGCGTTGCCTTCATAATCTGCTGTTGAATAGACCAGTGGCGGGGTCAGATGCACAAAGCGAAGCCCCGGAATGGCCGCCCGCAGCTCGTCGACCATTTTTTTGTAGTCTGTTTTTACCTGCTCAAAATTGTTGTCCTGAATATCGACGTACCCGAACTTGAATACCGCAATGTTCAGGCTGGCTTTATTGGCCAATGCGTTTTCGCGGAACACCCTGATTTTCTCCTGTGGATTTCCATTGGGAATGCCGCCCACATCGACGAAAATGCCGCCGTGAAGCCCTTTCGTTGTCTGATCACCTTTGCCATAATACTCGAATGGAAACCCATTGGCCTTTGCGCCCTCTTCCAGATCCTGACCAACTGACTGATGGAGGAAAAGCGTATTCCAGCCTTTGATGCGGTCTCGTTCAGAAACGGCCAGCTTATCCCAGGCGTCAATACCTGCCAGTCCGACTACTCCGGGCTGGCCTTTGCCCAGCGCCGATGAACCAGTACCCGGATTGGTGCCGGTGCCGGGTGTTGTGCTGCTACCTGTTCCCGGAGCGGGGTCGTTACTTCCGCCCTGGCTACAGGCAAGAAGGAGCGGTACTAAAAAGAAAAACAGTGTCTTTTTCATCGGTGAGTAGTTCATGGTTTTGCCATTTGACAGGGTGAATGTGGTGTTGAGTGGGCTGAAAATCCAATCCGTTGACGGAACGGGTGTAGCCGTTGAGGGAACGGTCGGGCAAGTGATTGACTGCGTAGAATTACGGGCGTACCTTGTCTCTCCGAAATACCTGCCCGCTGTCATGCCTGTTGTTCAGCTTTTTATGGGATTGCTCATGACCCTCATGACGTATGCTTCGCTGGGGCAGTCGTCGTTTGTGGTCGAGACAATCGGGTTGCGGCAGGGCTTGCCCGCTTCCGACATCCGGGCTTTGTTTCGCGATGCAAAGGGCTACCTCTGGCTCGGAACCGACATTGGCCTGGTCCGTTACGACGGGTTCCGATTCGAGACCATCAGTGTTTCGCAGGAGGGGCGCTGGCTTGGCGTAGTAAACGCGCTTGCCGAAGACAAGGACGGTCAGCTTTGGGTCGGAACAGAGGATGGTTTATTCGTTGTCAGGAATGGAGCGGCCCATGCCGTTAAAAGCCTGCAAACGGACCGATTTCTTCGGATGAACTGCCTGATTTTCGATAAGCAGCAGAATTTATGGTGCGGAACCAGCAGCGGAGCGTATGCCATTGACAAGTCTGATCTCCAGAAGATTGTCCGTACACCCGCTACTGCCATCCAGCCCAGACCGTTGCCCGGCTACGAACGATTAGTGCCTGAATTAGCTCATCAACGGGTGTTTACGCTGGCTTTTGATGAAAAAGGGCGGTTATATGCAGGAGCTAACTATGGCTTGTTTCGCTATGAAAAAGGGAAGCAGGTGGTGCGTTTGTGGCCAAACCAGCACCGAAAGGTCGAAATTCAGGCACTGGCCGTTCGGTCGTCGGACGATCTTGTCTTTACAACCTTCGACCCGCTGGGTTATATTCGACTTCATAACGGCAACGAAGAGCGGTTTTTTCCCAATATTTATTCCACCGATGTGGTATATCAGGCTAACCAGTTCTGGTATTTGTCTTATGGGTTACATCGGCAAGGTCCAGCCGATAACCACCCAATTTCGTTATTGGACCTGTACGAGAAAACCAATAGCAGCTTCAACAAGCTGT
This window harbors:
- a CDS encoding SGNH/GDSL hydrolase family protein → MKKTLFFFLVPLLLACSQGGSNDPAPGTGSSTTPGTGTNPGTGSSALGKGQPGVVGLAGIDAWDKLAVSERDRIKGWNTLFLHQSVGQDLEEGAKANGFPFEYYGKGDQTTKGLHGGIFVDVGGIPNGNPQEKIRVFRENALANKASLNIAVFKFGYVDIQDNNFEQVKTDYKKMVDELRAAIPGLRFVHLTPPLVYSTADYEGNAAKMKVGQWMESTFNATDVIFDLQELESNNGACQQTNVWRICPENRNTAADPSDVNGVDSSDGQGHIGKKAGQRISKALLMSIYNAGK